GGAGCAGGGTGTGCGCTCGGTCGGCGGCACGTGGGTGGACACCCGTACGCTCAACCTGAAGTCTGGCGATCAGATCGCCGTCGACATCGTCTTCTAGTTTGCACAGGGAGGGACGCACAACGGCCGTGATCATTCCGTGGTCACGACCGTCGTGGTGCTTTTCGCAGCAGTTTGGTCGCGCGCATAGCTTCGTAGCATGAGAACTGATGAGGAACACGTCACTCTTCGCGAGCACCACGTGCCAGTGCCCGGTGGACAGCTGTTCGTTCGCGAATGGATCCCCCGTCACGTGATCGACGGCGCCGCGCCACTCGTGCTCCTCCACGACTCGCTCGGCTCCGTCGAGCTGTGGCGCGAGTTTCCCGTGCGTCTCGCGCGCACGGTGCGGCGGCGCGTCATCGCCTACGATCGACTGGGCTTCGGCCGATCGTCGTCGCGGCGCGAGCCGCCGTCGCTGCGGTTCATCGAGGAAGAAGCCGAGCTGTACTTCCCGGCGGTTCGTCGTGCGCTCGGCTTTACCAACTTCTCGCTGTTCGGCCACAGTGTAGGCGGCGGCATGTCGATCGTGATTGCGGCCACCATGCCGGATGTCTGTGAACGCCTGGTCTCAGAATCGGCGCAGTCGTTCCTCGAGGCGCACACGCTCGATGGTATTCGCGCCGCCAAGCGACAGTTCGAGAACCCGGCGTATTTCGCGAAGCTGTCACGCTTCCATGGCGACAAGGCGCAGTGGGTCCTCGACGCCTGGACGGAAACGTGGACATCGCCCGCCTTTGCCGATTGGTCGCTCGATCCGTATCTGACCCTGGTGCGCTGTCCGACGCTCGTGATTCACGGCGACGCGGACGAATTCGGGTCGGTCGAGTTTCCCCGTCGTATCGCCCGCGGCGTGCAAGGCGTGTCGCAGCTCGAGATCATCGAAGGCTGCGGGCATGTACCACATCGCGAGCAACCCGACCGCATCCTCTCGCTCGTCACCGAATTTCTGTAAACGTTTCGACGAAAGGTCGCCGCTGACCCGCTGCTAGAGTCCCGTCCGACAGCGCTGCGCGAGCAGGCCTGTGGCGAGCGACAGATCGCAGTCGGCGATGAGCAGTCCCGCCTTTCCGTATGGCTGCCACGCGTGCAGGGTGCCGTCGGGGCGTGCGATCGCCGACGTAATCGGCACGCCCTCGCTCGCGCAGTTCACCGAGGCGAACCAGCAGCTGTTCTCAGCGGCGCGACAGAGGATCGCCTTCTCGTGAAAGGTGTTCGCGGGATCGGCGAAGCTGGTGGGGCGAAACGCTCCGTCTTCCGCCCACGCGAAGTTCGGATGAAACACGATCTGCGCGCCACGTCGCGCGGCCCAACGCACCGTCTCCGGATAGCGCCAGCCTTCGTGACAAATCACGACGCCGAAGGTAAGCGGCCCGACCGTGAACACGCGCCGCTCGCTGCCGTGACCGTACACCGGGTCTTCCGAGGGGTCGAGCTGTACTTTGTCCTGAAACCCCATGAGCGCACCAGCGGTATCGAACACGGCGACCGTCGCGACCGGTAGGCCGTCGGCATGCTCCGGCGCGATCCGCTCCGTACCCAGCACGACCGCGACACCGGCCTTCGCGGCGGCGGCGCCGATGTCGTTCCATGCGGACGTCAGGAACGCGGCATCAGCTGGCGGCACCGCGAGATGGGGGGCGCGGTAGCCCGGCACAAAGCACTCGGGGAAACAGACCACGAGGGCGCCGGCGACTCCCGCTTCGGCGATCGCGTCGCAGGCGATCGCCACGGACATCGCCGGGGTAGCCGGATACGCCACGTTGGCCAGCGCGATTCGTACGGTGGACTCGCTCATGCGATGCGTCCCGGGCAGAGTGTCGACGGGCTGATGTTGGGTGTACCGTAGGATATCCGCTGCGCCCGCATTTCACATCGCGCGCCGTCGCGCCTTCCCGCTTCCTCAGACGACCATGCCGACACGATTGCAGAGCTACGAAGCGCCAGGGATCACTGTCACTTTCGATCCGACGGTGTGCACGCATTCCGCGGTCTGTTTGCGCGGACTTCCGGCGGTATTCGATGTGCGTCGGAAGCGGTGGATTCACGCCGAGGCGGCGTCCGCCGACGAGGTGGCGGCGCAGGTGGCGCGCTGCCCCAGCGGCGCGCTGCAAGTTGTTCGCGAGCCACAAGCGGACTGATCTTTTGCCACGCTCACGGCCGGGCGCGCTCCTTCTTGACATTCGCCGTGTCTGTACGTACTGTGGTAACACACAGTCGACGAGGCACCATCCGATGAATACCCGCTTTGCGGTGGCCGTCCACATCCTCACGCTCTTGCATACGCAGCAGGGAGAGCCGGCCACGTCGGAGTATATCGCGTCGAGTGTGAACACGAATCCTTCGCTCATTCGTCGGTTGCTGTCGCAGCTGGCTCGGGCCGGACTCACGGCATCGCAGATGGGGACGGGCGGTGGCGCGCTGCTGGCGAAGCCGGCCAACGTGATCACGCTCCTCGACGTGTACCGCGCCATGGACGAGGACGCCGATCTGCTGCCGCTGCATCAGTCGCCGAACCCGAAGTGCCCGGTTGGTCGCCGCATCCACGGCGTACTCGAGACGCGGGTGGATGCCGCCGAGCGGGCGTTGGGTGACGAACTAAGCCGTACCACGATCGCCGATCTCACTGACGAGATCGCACGCTGACTGTTTGAGGACCCTCCCTCGCACGCCGTTTTGCTGTACATCAATGTGTAACCAAAACGCATACACTATCACTCACGGGATATTACGATGACTATCGCCATCACCGGATCCACCGGCCAGCTCGGCCGCCTCGTCATTCAACAGCTGGTCGCCCGCAACACGGGTACGCAGGTCGTAGCCCTCGCCCGGAGCCTTGAGAAGGCTGCCGACCTCGGCGTGGCGGCGCGCGTGGCCGACTACGAGCAGCCGGATACGCTCGACGCCGCACTGGCGGGGGTGGACACCCTGCTGCTGATCTCGTCGAACGAGATCGGGAAGCGCGCGTCGCAGCATGCGGCGGTGGTCAGCGCCGCATCCCGCGCCGGTGTGAAGCGCCTCGTGTACACGAGCCTGCTAAACGCCGATACGTCACCGATCGATCTGGCCGAAGAGCACCGCGCCACCGAAGCGGCGATCCAGGCGTCGGGCATCCCTTTCACGATCCTGCGCAACGGCTGGTACACCGAGAACTACACCGGGTCGATCGGCGGAGCGCTGGCGGGCGGCGCGATCATGGGAAGCGCTGGCGATGGACGTGTGTCAGGCGCAACCCGTGAGGACTTCGCGGCCGCGGCCGTCGCTGTCCTGCTCGGTACTGGCCACCTGGGGAAAACGTACGAACTCGCCGGCGACCACGCGTTCACGTTGCGTGAACTCGCCGCCGAGCTCTCGAAGCAAGCCGGGAAGGACATCCCGTATCGCGATCTGGCCGCGGCCGACTATGCCGCGGCTCTGGCCGGATTCGGTGTGCCCGAAGGCATCGCACGCGCGATCGCCGGCTGGGACGTCGACGCCAGCGTCGGGGCGCTCTACGACAACGGTGAACAGCTGTCCAGGTTGATTGGTCGACCGACCACGCCGCTCTCGACGGCGGTGGCGGCCGCGTTGAGAGACACTCGCTAACCTTGCCAGCCATGTCGGGAGCGGGCATCATGCGCCATGTCTCTCACGCAAGAAGAAGTCACTCCCGGTCTCGTGATCCAGTTGGACACCGCCACGTTGCGCGCCCTCGGCGGCTGTCAGACCAACGCCGTGCTCGGGCCAGAAGGCGACCGGTCGGTCGTCGGTACGCAGGACTTCCTGCTCGTGGGACTGGACGCCGCGTCCGGCCGCTGCACCGCCGTTCCGCTTTTCGCGAAAACGGCGGTCGGCAATCAGCCACTCGAGAGCGGCAAGAAGACGGGACCAGCCGATCAGTGGATCGGTACCGACACGTACTTCTCGCGCTGGCAGCATTGGCGGATTCCCGTCGCGTCGGTCGTTGCCGCATCGGCCGGCGATCCGACCGCGCCGGCGAACCGCCGTCGCTACGCGGCGTCCGATCGCTCCGCACTCGACGACATCAAGAACTGGGAAGGGCGGAACCGCGCAGCCTACCGGGACGCGTGACACGAGGCTAGCATCAACCCGAATGTGGGTTGTTGACTTTCTCTGTCAGTTGTCGCTTCCATTGTCACCCGGGTCTCTACGATGTCCGACGCTTCGCTGCGTGCGCGCACCACGACTGAAATTGTCGACGCGGCCTTCACGTTGTATCGCCGCGACTTTCAGCAATACATCATGGTCGGCGCCATCGCGTACTCGCCGATGATCGTATTTTCGCTGCTCACCCAAGGCATGACCGGCACCGGTCAGATCCTCGTGTCCGTCGGCGCCGCGGTGATCGGTCTGGTCATCGCTACGCTCGTTGGCGCGGCGGTCACTCGCATGGGAGCCGACGTGTACCTCGGCGGGCAGGCTGACGTTGGACGCACCGTGGCCGCCGTGTTGCCGCTCGTGCCGATGTTGATCATGGGGGCACTCCTCACGATGCTCATGGTCGTGCCAGGGCTGATCCTCCTGATCGTGCCGGGGGTCTACCTCGCCATCAGGCTGTTCGCTCTCTCGCAGATCATCGTGCTCGAAAAGATGGGGCCGGTCGATGCCGTCACCCGCTCGTTTGAGCTCACCAAGGGGCGCGCCGGACCTGTGTTCCTGACGTTGCTGTTGCTGTACGGTCTCTATTTCGCACTGTCGTTCGGCGTTACCCTCGCGGTCGCGCTGTTCGGCAGCCCGGTGTTACAGACGGTGGTGAGTTCGGTGCTGAGTATTTTCTGCTTCCCGATTCTTGGCCTCGCCGCGCTCGTGCTGTACTACGACCTGCGTATTCGCAACGAAGGCTTCGACGTGGAGCATATGGCGCAGTCGCTCGACGGATCGTCGTACGCCCCGACGATCTGACGTCCGCTCCCGCGGCGGGAGATGTCGGTGATGCTGCAGTCCGCGGCGTCGCCACCGATACCGGGCGCGTGGAGTGACGCGGCGATTCGTGATACGATCGCCGCGATCGCCAGTCGATCGGAGTATCAGCGCGAGCTGACCACATCGCTCGCCGCTCGCGCACTCCGCTGGCTCAGCGACCTGCTCGACGCGCTCTTCACCTCGGTGCGTGGCGCGCCGTACGGTCGCGAGATCACGATTGCGGTCGTGGGCCTGCTCGTGGCGCTCATCGTGGCGCGCCTCGTGATCGGTGTGCGCGCCGAACGGGCGCTGGTGACCGCGCGCGTGCCGCGCAAAGCCAGCGTGGCCGATCTCACGGCACTCGCCGACGCTGAGCGCTTGGCGCAAGCGGGTGACTTCACCGCCGCCGCCCACGCCCTCTTCGCGGCCCTGCTACGCGCCTGCGCGGCTCGCGGTGAAGTGCGGCTGCATCCGTCCAAGACGACCGGTGATTACGCTCGTGAACTACGCCGTCGCAATACCCCGTCGTTCCGACCGTTCCAGTCGTTCCGCTCGCGCTACGATCGCGTGATCTACGGCGAGATGCAGTGCAGTGCCGGCGATTACGCGGCACTCTCGACCGATGCCCGGCACTTGCTGGGCAGCGAGCGTGCGGCGTGACGAATGCCGTCTCGATGAACCCCAGCGCCGCGGCGCCGGCGCCATGGTACACGCGCCCCGGCCGTGTGATCGCGCTGCTCGCGGCGTTGGTCGCGGTCACCGCGTTGCTGGCGCGAACCCCGGTCACCGGGCGCGCGGGCGATCCGCGCTTGTCGACCAGCTCGGCCGATCCCCTCGGTGCGAAATTGATCTACGAACTGGCCGACAGGTTGGCGTGGAACGTGTCGCGCGATACGCGCGGTGCGGTGCCGACGGCCACCACGACGATCTACAGCGTGCTCGATCCGGTCGTGCCCGTTACGCCGGAAGAGGCGGCCGCCATGCTGGCGCACGTCCGACGAGGCGGCGCGATGTTGCTGGTGCTCGGCGAAGGCACCTCGCCGCTCAGTGACTCGCTCAAGCTCACGGTGGATCGCCAAGGCGATGATGTGGCCCAGAACATCGGAGCCGTGCGTCCGTGTGTCGGTGCCACGCGACCGCGCTTCACGCGGGATGCCCTCTGGTTCGGGAACGCGCGCATGCTGGCGCTACAGGGGAAAGGGCTGACCGCCCCCGGCCTCCAGCGCCTCGTGCTCCTCGAAAGCCGGCCGAGCATCGTGACAGATGGACCGCGCAGCACCATGGTCGGCATGCCCTACGGCGCCGGACGACTCGTGGTCGCGGCCGATCCCGACGTGTTCCGCAACGATGCGTTGCGTGACTGTCGCTACGGACTCGATATCGCCTCGGTGCGCGCGCTCGAATATCTGTCGGCCGGCGGCACCGCTCCGCGGCGTGCGGTCGTGTTCGACGAGTTCCATCAGGGCCGCACACGCTTCGGCATGACGGGCGCCATCGAACGATTCCTCGGCGAAACGCCCCCCGGCCGCGTGGTGCTGCAACTCGCGCTCGCCTCCTTGCTCCTGCTGTTCGCGGCTGCGCCGCGCGTGTTGCCGCCGCGCGATCAGGTACGCGTCGAGCGGCGCTCGCCACTGGAGCACGTCGACGCCCTCGCCCGCGCCTACGTGCAGGTCGGGGCCACCCGCACCAGCGCCCAACATCTCGTGCGCGGACTGCGACGGCGCATGGAGCACGGCGCCGCGCGCGGCAAGCGCGGTGGGATCGACGAAGACCAACTGTATCTCTCGCGAATCGCCGACGTGAAACCCGCGCTGGCCAGTGACATCGCGATCGTGCGTCACGCGCTGACTAACCCCGTCGACCTCGGCGAATTCCGCCGGGTCGGACAAGCGATTCAACGCATTGAAGCGGCCCTTACGCGAACATGACCACTCCTCCCATGCATCTCACGATCGATCAGGGCGCGGAGATCCTGCGCCGTCTCCGCACTGCCATTGCCGCTCGAATCGTAGGGCAGGATGCGGCCATCGACGATGCGCTCATCACATTCCTCGCGCGCGGACATCTCCTGATCGAGGGAGTGCCCGGCACCGCCAAGACGTTGCTGGTGCGCACGCTGGCCAGCGCGCTTGGGCTTCGGTTCACCCGCGTGCAGTTCACGCCCGATCTCATGCCGAGTGATCTCACCGGTATCGCGATCGTACGCGATGTGGCGCGTGGTTTCGAATTCCAGCCTGGTCCCGTGTTCACCGACTTGCTCCTCGGTGACGAGATCAACCGCGCGCCTGCCAAGACACAGTCGGCGCTGCTGGAAGCGATGTCCGAGCGCCAGGTATCGGCCGACGGCGTCACGCGCCCGCTGGATACACTGTTCACGGTGTTCGCCACGCAGAATCCGGTGGAGCACGAAGGCACGTATCCGCTGCCCGAAGCGCAGCTCGACCGCTTTCTGCTGAAGACGCTCATGGGATACCCGGCACTCGACGCGGAGCTCGCGATGCTGGCGTCGCATGAAGCGGGATTCAATCCCGAGAGCACGACCGAGCCCCTGTCCGAGCCGATGCTCGGCGACGGCGAAGCGGTGGCGCTGCGGGCACTGGCGGACTCCGTACGCGTGGCCCCTGAGGTGCAGGCGTACATCACCTCGATCACGCGCGCCACGCGCGAAGAGCCCTCGCTGTCCCTCGGGGCGTCGCCGCGCGCCACGGTCGCGCTGATGCGCGCCGCACGCGCTGCCGCCGTGCTCGAAGGGCGTGGCTTCGTGACACCGGACGACGTGAAGGATCGGGTGTTCGCCGTGCTGCGGCATCGCGTCACGCTCTCGCCCGAGCTGGAAGTAGAGGGGCGCACCGCCGACGATGCCCTGTCGGCCATTCTGTTGCGCGTCGTCGCGCCCAAGTAGGGATGCCTCCGTTTCTCCGGCGTGCAATGCGAGCGCTGTTGCGCTTCGCGCCGCAGCGGCGACTTGCATGGCTTGCGGCCATCGCGGCGCCCGTGTGGCTGCTGCCGGCCCCATTCGGCACGTACGCGGGTCTGACGGTCTCGCTGCTCGTGGTCGTAGCGATCGCGATCGACGTACTGTTGCTCCCTGCCGCGGCCGCCGTGGGCGTCGAGCGCGAGTTTTCGGCGTCGGTCGGCATCGGCGATGAAATCGAGGGCAGCTACACGGTGACGAACCGCACTCGGCGTGCGCTGCAGGTGGAATTGCACGACCAACTCCCACCGCTGGTCGAGGGCGGTGTGCAGTCGATCGCACTGCGCGTCCCCGGCGCGTCGGCGCAGCGCGTGGGGGCGAGTCTGCGCGGCAAGGCGCGAGGTACTGCTCCACTCGGTGATGTCGGCGTGCGCGTCAGCACGATGCTCGGATTGGTCAGCGCACGCTACACATTCGACACCACTGACGCGGTGCGCGTAATGCCCTCGCTGGCCGGCGTGCGTCGTTATCGCTTGCTGGCCATGCAGCACCGTCTCGACGCGATGGGTATTCGCGTGCTACGCCACAAGGGGCAGGGCCAGGCCTTCGCGCGGCTGCGCGAATACGTGCGCGGCGACGACCCGCGTCATATCGACTGGAAGGCCACGTCGAAGAAGGGGAAGTTCATCACGCGCGAGTTCACCGTGGAACGTTCGCAGACGGTGATCACCCTCGTGGATGCGGGGCGCGGCATGACGCAGCTTTCGGGCGAATTCTCCCGCTTCGAGCACGCCCTCAGTGCGGCGTTGATCCTGACGGATGTGGCGTCCTCGTCTGGTGACCGGGTGGGCGCACTGGTGTTCGACGACGAGGTGCGCGCGTTCGTGCCGCCGCAAGCCAGCAAGGGCGCGCTCACGCTGGTGCGCGACGCCTTCATTCCGGTGCACGCAACGTCACGGGAACCCGACTACGCGTCGTCGTTCCGCTTTTTGGCCGCGCATCAGAAGAAGCGGGCGCTGGTGGTGTTCTTCACCGACGTTATCGATGTGCGCGCCTCGCAGGCCTTGCTGGCCCACGTGACGCACAGTGCCGCGCGTCATCTCGTGCTGGTCGTGGCATTGCGCAATGACGCATTGTTCGAGGCCGCGGCACCCTGTGAGGCGGCGTCGACGGTACAGCTGTTCGAGAGTGCGGCAGCGGAGGAAGTGATTCAGGCGCGCGAGGCCGTGTTGGAGCGGATGCGGAGAGCCGGTGTGGTGGTGCTCGACGTGTCGCCGCAAACCATGACCGCGGGTGTCGTGAACCGCTATCTCGAACTCAAGGCGCGAGGCGCGCTGTAGCGGGGAGCGCTGCGCGGGGCCGGTAGAAGAGGTAGATCGCCAGCACGACGGCGCTGGTGGCCGACACCGCCAGTTTGGTTTGCAATGACAACGTCGCGTTCGGAGACACAAAGCCCTCGATCACGCCGGCGAAGAGCAGCAGAAATACGGCGCCGGCCAGCAGTCGGAAGGCGCGGCCACCACGCTGCACCAGTGCCGCGCGACGAGTACGATTGCCAGGCACGAGCATGCCCGACGCGAGCAGCAGCCCGGCCGCACCGGCTAACACGATGGCGGTGAGTTCGAGCACGCCGTGCGGCGCAATGAAGGAGAAGATCAATGACCCGATCCCCTTTGAAATATAGAGTCCGAGTGCCGCGCCTATACTGACGCCGTTCATGACCAGCGCCCAGCAGGTGAGCAGGCCGGCCGTCATGCCGCCGGCGAAGGCGACGAAGGTCACCTGCACATTGTTCGTGGCGATCTGCGACGCCATCATCGGGCGATACACTTCAGGATCCTCGATGTACCCTTTGCCACGCTTCGCGTCCTCGACGCCCTTGGCCGCACGGGCAAGCATGCCTTGCGGCAACAGCGTGGCGGCCACCGAGGGATGCGTGATCACCGCGCGGGCGGCGATCGCCATGGGGCCGAACAACAGCGTAGCCGCAATCGCGATCGGCAGCCCCGAGGCCCGCACTTCGGCCGGCACATCGGCGAAGAGAAAGGTGATGAGCCGCCGTAAGGTGAACGTGCGACGCCGGTAGAGCAGGCTGTGGGCGCCTGCTACCAGGCGGTTGAGATAGAACAGGTCGGAGGACTCCTGCCCACGCGTGGCCGTGCGAAGGCGCGCCAGGTCGGCCGTCATCTCGCGGTAGTCCTGCACGAAGCGCCGCACACCATCTTCGCCGAGCGTGGACAAGCCGCCGCCCTGTGCCGACTTGAGTGTGTTGGCGAATGACGCCCACCGCGGGGCGTTGGTGGCCACGATCCGATGTTTCTCGCGCGCGGCTCCGGTATCATTGCGCGCTGCCGCACCTTGCGCCCGAGCGGCCAGTTCGGTGTCGTGCAATCGCACCAGCTGCGCGATCGGAAGTTGTGCCGGATCTTGCGTGAGCTTCGCACTGAAGCGATGCGCCAGTCCGGCCGCGAGCTGCGTGCGACGTTCGGCGTCGAACTCCATACGACGCTGCACAAAGCGGTCGAGCAGCTGGAATTCTGCGTCCGTCAGTCTGGCCGAGAGCGGTACGGGCTTGGACGTGTCGGCCCGCGCGTCGGCGCGGCTGCTCCTTCGCGGGGTCACCGGCTGCGACACGAGGTCTTCCTTCACTACGATCGTGCCGGCAGCCATGTCACCGAGTCGCTTGCCGCGCGCGTTCGACATGATCGTCACAAGCCCGACCGCGTACAGAAAGATCGGTTGCAGGTCGATGGCGCGTACGATATTGCGAATCGCCGACGCCTCGAACGTCACCGACAGGCCGCCGTCCTTGACCACCCGCAACTTCATGATGCGCTTGCCCGGCGTCTGTCCGTCAGCCAGCGCTTCGAAGAGCACGTAGTACAGCCATAGAATGGCGAACTGAATCACCCCGAGCAACGCCATTACCCACGCACCGGACGAATCGCGGGACGCGGCGACCCCGAACTTTACCTGCAGCTGCAGGACAGCGATGATGACGGCGACGAACGTCGCGATACAGATCGCGTAGTCGATCAACGCCGCCGTGGCGCGCGAACCCACGCCGGCCAACGTGTACGAGAGTACGACGAGTTCCGGCGTCTCGACGTCGACCGTTTGCGACAATGAGGGACGGGGCAACTGCCCCGGCGCCGACGGTGCCGGCGGTATACTGGTAGCCATTGCCCGTAAGGTGCGGATCGCACCTCACGGCGGCAAGTGAACGCGGTTAGCCGCGCATTAGAACGACAGCACCGTGCGCATCGTGGCCACATTGCCGAAGGCGCGCAGGCTCGGCCCGTCGAGACGACGGACACGTTGGACATCGGCCACCAGCGATAGGTGCGACGTCACGGGCAGCTGATAGAACAGCTCGCCGATGGTCTCTCGACCGCTGCCCCACGAGGCGTGGGTGACGCCGACGCCGATCAGGTCGGACGGTCGTGCCGCCAACAGGCCGGCCACGGTGAAGCCGACGCCTCGATGCGCGTGGATCGATTGCACGTTTGGGCTGGACGTGCCCATCTGGGCGAAGGCAGCCACCGACGCATGGTTGTCGGCATCGTCGCCCCGCGCGCGGCCTTCCCACAGCGTCTGGTCGAGCGTGGCATACCAGCCGCGGGTCCCGGCTACCCCGGGATCAGCGTCGGGGTCGGCGCCGAGAGCGGAGAACATGCCCGTGTGTCGCCACGCACCCGCACCAACGCGGCCTACGAGCTGCGAGCGGCCGAGCGCCCACTGCTGATTCGCCTGTGCGATCTGAAATCGCGAAGTTCCTCCAACTGGTGCCGGTGCCCCATCACGTCCATCGAACACCCCGACGCCGACATTGAATAGCGACCAGGGACTGACGGTCGCTTCCACGCCCCACGTGGGCAACGGGAACGTGGGCGCGGCCACGATGCTGGGCGAAAAGCCCATCGACGCATTCAAGAAGGAAGCGCCATTGTCGGTACCGGCAAATACGCTGTTGAAGTCGATGCGGCCTGCCTTGATGCTCAGGCGATCCCGCAGCACGCGCTGCTCGACCCAGACTTCCCCCAGCGCGCGAAAGTCGTCGGCGTCGATGTTGGAGAAGTTCTGCACGAAGGCCGCCTCACCAGAGCCATTGCGTCCCGTCTTGGTCTTGTGTTGCGCGTAGATGGTAAGTCCGCGCCAACCCAACAGCGAGTCGAGGTCCAGCGTGAGCTCCAGATTACTGTGCGTGCGGACCGATCGAGCACCCGAGAAGGCGGACGACCCGGCCGACGCGTCGGTGATCTCTTCGAAGCCGAAGGTCACGCCAGGATGCGCGACGATGGCGCGCCAATCGAGCGGGGCGCGACGAAACGGATCTGCGGCCACGGGCGTCGTGCCTGGCGACAGGAGGCTCGAACCCGTCAACGCCGCCGCCGTCGGAATGGCCGGTGTGAGCTGTACCGAGTGTGAGAGTGCGCTTGGAACCGTAGGCACAACGGCGGATGGCCGCGCGACATCGGAAAGGCGCGCTCCCTTCGTCGACGCCTCGATGCGCGCGGCATTCGACGTTTCCACCGCCTTGGAGGGGGATACGGCGTCACGCGCGATCGCGGTCGATGCGACCTCGCGCGTCGGCGCCGCGCGACTTGCCAGCGGCGCGATGCGCGATGTGCGCGCCACTCTCGTGCGTGTTGGTGTGTCGCCGTCAACGACGATCGCCCGCACGCTCACCGCCGCAATGCCAATGATAAGACAGACCGCAATCGCGAGATTGCGCGATGAGGATGTCGCATTGCTCCGCACGGTCGTCGTGGGAGAATCATAATTCGGCATATCGTTCGTTCCGCAAGTTGGCGCACAGCCGGTTGGCAATCGCTGGGGCACCATCTTCGGTGACTCACCGCACACTTCTGGAGACTCGGCGGGGACGAGCTGTTTATTCAGCATTGCCAATCCCGGATTCCGGCATCGCTGTCAATCTGTGACAGCTGTTGCCGCCGGCGAACCGCTACGCCACGCCCTCGGCCGCTTCTGCGATACTCGAGCGGTGATGGGCGAAGGCCGCCACCAGATGATCGCGCAGATCGCACAGGAGCTGGCGGCTCGTCTCGGTGGAGTGCACCGATTCGATCGTACTGTCGAAGTACAGACAGCCGATGAGCTTCATCTCCAGCACCAACGGCAGGAGGGCGAAGTTGCTGGGCGATAGATCCTTGATGAGGCGATCGCGCCCGTACACTTTCGCGTCGCCACCGGTCATCTCCACAAAGAGATCGCGACGGATATGCAGCGCGGCACCGAGGGGGCCGAATGCCGCGGTGGGACGCAACAGGAAGTTGCGCGCGAGTTCAGCGCTGCCCCGCCCGATGCCCACTCGTCCCCGGATCAGCTTGAAATCCTCGGCGCTAATGCCCAGGACACCGCGCTCGTATCCCGCTTCACACGCCGCCCGCAAGGTCGAATCGGTGACCGAACCCACGCTGAAGGAACCCTGCGCCTGCTCTCGCTGCTGCACGAGCGCACGCACCACGTCGCGCAGCCGCGCTTCCTGTACAGAGTCGCTTGGATTGGGTGCCAGTCGATCGATGGCCTCCTGCAACGCTGCGGCGTCGGCGGGCGCCAGCGCGCTCCCACTCAGCTCGTGCTCGGCGACCGCGCCGTCGGTGCGGTTGCGCTTCATCAGCGCCACGGCGGTCGCGTCGGCGTGTCCACGCAGCCACGCATCGAGGTCCACCTGCATGGTGCCCAGCGTCGGCTGCGCCTCGTCGATCGCCGCGATCATGCACTCTTGCATGGTCAGGACGTCGATGCCGATCAAGGGAGCAAAACGAGCACGGATCTCGCGCACCTCGGCACCATCGGTCGTGGCCGCAACGCCGTACAAGCAGCGCGCAATTTCAGCACTGCACTGCGTCACCGCATGCAGCGTCTCGCCGTCAAGTGACACGCCGCGATAGACGCGCATCGTGCGCACGACGGCCGGGGGCATGCCCCAACGCTTCGCCAGCGCGACACCCACTTCTTCGAAGGTGAAGCCGAACTGTTGTGCC
This region of Gemmatimonas groenlandica genomic DNA includes:
- a CDS encoding AAA family ATPase produces the protein MTTPPMHLTIDQGAEILRRLRTAIAARIVGQDAAIDDALITFLARGHLLIEGVPGTAKTLLVRTLASALGLRFTRVQFTPDLMPSDLTGIAIVRDVARGFEFQPGPVFTDLLLGDEINRAPAKTQSALLEAMSERQVSADGVTRPLDTLFTVFATQNPVEHEGTYPLPEAQLDRFLLKTLMGYPALDAELAMLASHEAGFNPESTTEPLSEPMLGDGEAVALRALADSVRVAPEVQAYITSITRATREEPSLSLGASPRATVALMRAARAAAVLEGRGFVTPDDVKDRVFAVLRHRVTLSPELEVEGRTADDALSAILLRVVAPK
- a CDS encoding stage II sporulation protein M, with the protein product MATSIPPAPSAPGQLPRPSLSQTVDVETPELVVLSYTLAGVGSRATAALIDYAICIATFVAVIIAVLQLQVKFGVAASRDSSGAWVMALLGVIQFAILWLYYVLFEALADGQTPGKRIMKLRVVKDGGLSVTFEASAIRNIVRAIDLQPIFLYAVGLVTIMSNARGKRLGDMAAGTIVVKEDLVSQPVTPRRSSRADARADTSKPVPLSARLTDAEFQLLDRFVQRRMEFDAERRTQLAAGLAHRFSAKLTQDPAQLPIAQLVRLHDTELAARAQGAAARNDTGAAREKHRIVATNAPRWASFANTLKSAQGGGLSTLGEDGVRRFVQDYREMTADLARLRTATRGQESSDLFYLNRLVAGAHSLLYRRRTFTLRRLITFLFADVPAEVRASGLPIAIAATLLFGPMAIAARAVITHPSVAATLLPQGMLARAAKGVEDAKRGKGYIEDPEVYRPMMASQIATNNVQVTFVAFAGGMTAGLLTCWALVMNGVSIGAALGLYISKGIGSLIFSFIAPHGVLELTAIVLAGAAGLLLASGMLVPGNRTRRAALVQRGGRAFRLLAGAVFLLLFAGVIEGFVSPNATLSLQTKLAVSATSAVVLAIYLFYRPRAALPATARLAP
- a CDS encoding carbohydrate porin, which gives rise to MPNYDSPTTTVRSNATSSSRNLAIAVCLIIGIAAVSVRAIVVDGDTPTRTRVARTSRIAPLASRAAPTREVASTAIARDAVSPSKAVETSNAARIEASTKGARLSDVARPSAVVPTVPSALSHSVQLTPAIPTAAALTGSSLLSPGTTPVAADPFRRAPLDWRAIVAHPGVTFGFEEITDASAGSSAFSGARSVRTHSNLELTLDLDSLLGWRGLTIYAQHKTKTGRNGSGEAAFVQNFSNIDADDFRALGEVWVEQRVLRDRLSIKAGRIDFNSVFAGTDNGASFLNASMGFSPSIVAAPTFPLPTWGVEATVSPWSLFNVGVGVFDGRDGAPAPVGGTSRFQIAQANQQWALGRSQLVGRVGAGAWRHTGMFSALGADPDADPGVAGTRGWYATLDQTLWEGRARGDDADNHASVAAFAQMGTSSPNVQSIHAHRGVGFTVAGLLAARPSDLIGVGVTHASWGSGRETIGELFYQLPVTSHLSLVADVQRVRRLDGPSLRAFGNVATMRTVLSF
- a CDS encoding DUF58 domain-containing protein — encoded protein: MPPFLRRAMRALLRFAPQRRLAWLAAIAAPVWLLPAPFGTYAGLTVSLLVVVAIAIDVLLLPAAAAVGVEREFSASVGIGDEIEGSYTVTNRTRRALQVELHDQLPPLVEGGVQSIALRVPGASAQRVGASLRGKARGTAPLGDVGVRVSTMLGLVSARYTFDTTDAVRVMPSLAGVRRYRLLAMQHRLDAMGIRVLRHKGQGQAFARLREYVRGDDPRHIDWKATSKKGKFITREFTVERSQTVITLVDAGRGMTQLSGEFSRFEHALSAALILTDVASSSGDRVGALVFDDEVRAFVPPQASKGALTLVRDAFIPVHATSREPDYASSFRFLAAHQKKRALVVFFTDVIDVRASQALLAHVTHSAARHLVLVVALRNDALFEAAAPCEAASTVQLFESAAAEEVIQAREAVLERMRRAGVVVLDVSPQTMTAGVVNRYLELKARGAL